In a single window of the Drosophila subpulchrella strain 33 F10 #4 breed RU33 chromosome X, RU_Dsub_v1.1 Primary Assembly, whole genome shotgun sequence genome:
- the LOC119555964 gene encoding ATP-binding cassette sub-family A member 3 isoform X1, translated as MAKVTNWDKFVLLLWKNWTLQWNHKWQMVIELVLPAIFSLLLVLVRTLVDTEQRGIKTYDPQNLTDLSLLQHSLHRSSYLGKLIALIAPNRRSGLSNFKFTVCYSPVNPVLKKLVDEAWQSLGMKDVCESQNATQLQVDTVSQSAFAGIQFDDAWANLTESDDLPDDFHFALRFPSELRTATMAVANTWLTMRLFPTIDLTGPRNEPDQDGGIPPGYLREGFLPLQHSLSMAYIRQKSGEQSLPEVKMQRYPYPAYIYDPLLEGMSSIMSLIILLSFIYPCTYITKYITAEKEKQLKEVMKIMGLSNWLHWTAWFVKSFIMLTISAILIAILVKINWTEGVAVLTHANFTALVFFLIIYIIASICFCFMMATFFSRASTAAAVTGLIWFIAYIPYSFTINTYDDLSLTAKLGWSLVSNTAMGFGIKLILGFEGTGEGLQWSNFFTPVSVDDTLTLGAVMIMMLVSCAICMTICLYVEQVMPGSFGVPRPWNFPFTREFWCGEREYTGVEDIPNGHVEQRDPKAFETEPEGKHIGLQMRHLKKRFADKMVVKGLSMNMFEDEITVLLGHNGAGKTTTISMLTGMFPPTSGTAIINGSDIRTNIEGARMSLGICPQHNVLFDEMSVSNHIRFFSRMKGLRGKAVEQEVAKYLKMIELEDKANVASVKLSGGMKRKLSVCCALCGDTKVVLCDEPSSGMDPSARRQLWDLLQQEKVGRTLLLTTHFMDEADVLGDRIAIMCDGELKCHGTSFFLKKQYGSGYRLICVKRDDCETNEVTALLNKYIPGLKPECDIGAELSYQLPDSASSKFEEMFGQLEDQSDELHLNGYGVGITSMEEVFMKVGAEKDSTGNLKDQSEIMNGGSGFRGEDDNESVQSDGIFSENRRLLQGFQLLSNQWKAMLLKKFLYTWRNKLLLLIQNIMPVFFVVVTILIIETQGTFQELKPITMSLTQYPLAVTVLDRSQVVSGSNSSEIANKYAELAESYGSNYGLELTGTKGFEEYILDLGKTIQVRINSRYLVAATINESMIIAWLNNQALHTAPLTVNMVHNAIADRLMGSSVRIAVTNAPLPYTTNTLLSQLSMGNNLGTQLASNLCFCMCFVSSIYILFLIKERESRAKLLQFVGGVKVWTFWLSQFICDFATYIVTALIVVITIVCFQEPGLSSFGELGRYYLLLLLFGFAVLPFIYIMSLFFKEPATGFARVSIINIFCGMALFIVVVVMSSELFDTKDTADILGWIFRIFPHFSLAMSLNKVYTNTATRNACAKAGAIPPILLCELVPQCCNIKPFFAWEEPGVLPETIYMTVTGVVFFLIIIVLEFRLINELMFKIRLMLSKPPPPPAEGHLDDDVANERERIIHMSSDELVTKNLVLDRVTKYYGQFLAVNQVSLCVQEVECFGLLGVNGAGKTTTFKMMTGDERISSGAAFVQGLSLESNMNSIYKMIGYCPQFDALLDDLTGREVLRIFCMLRGVQEARIRQLSEDLAKSFGFMKHIDKQTHAYSGGNKRKLSTAIAVIGSPSVIYLDEPTTGMDPAARRQLWNMVCRIRDSGKSIVLTSHSMEECEALCTRLAIMVNGEFKCIGSTQHLKNKFSKGLILKIKVRRNLEALRQARLSGGYARNPDEQTVPAQMAQQDIDAVKEFVEHEYPHSILQEEYQGILTFYIPLTGVKWSRIFGLMESNRDQLNVEDYSVSQTTLEEIFLEFAKYQREDTRANHRLSELRKLCKCLLANEY; from the exons AGCTGGTGCTGCCGGCGATATTCTCCCTGCTTTTGGTCTTGGTCCGCACCCTGGTCGATACGGAGCAGCGGGGAATTAAGACCTATGATCCGCAGAACTTAACCGACCTCAGTCTGTTGCA ACATTCGTTGCATAGATCGTCCTACCTTGGCAAGCTCATAGCGCTGATTGCACCCAATCGACGAAG CGGATTGTCGAACTTCAAGTTTACCGTGTGCTACTCCCCCGTGAATCCCGTGCTGAAGAAACTGGTCGACGAGGCGTGGCAGAGCCTCGGAATGAAGGATGTCTGCGAATCGCAGAATGCGACCCAACTGCAGGTGGATACGGTCAGTCAGAGCGCCTTTGCCGGCATCCAGTTCGACGATGCCTGGGCGAATCTCACGGAGTCGGATGACCTGCCCGATGACTTTCACTTTGCCCTGCGCTTCCCATCGGAACTGCGAACGGCAACGATGGCGGTTGCCAACACCTGGCTGACCATGCGTCTGTTTCCCACCATCGATCTGACTGGTCCGCGCAATGAGCCGGATCAGGATGGTGGCATACCGCCGGGCTATTTGCGCGAGGGATTCTTGCCCCTGCAGCACAGCCTCTCCATGGCGTACATACGGCAAAAGTCGGGCGAACAGAGTCTGCCGGAAGTGAAGATGCAACGCTATCCGTATCCCGCCTACATTTACGATCCCCTGCTGGAGGGCATGTCCTCGATCATGTCGCTGATCATACTGCTGAGCTTCATCTATCCCTGCACGTACATCACCAAG TACATCACCGCCGAGAAGGAGAAACAGCTCAAGGAGGTCATGAAGATCATGGGCCTAAGCAACTGGCTGCACTGGACCGCTTGGTTCGTTAAGTCCTTCATCATGCTGACCATATCGGCCATTCTTATAGCCATCCTGGTCAAGATCAACTGGACGGAGGGCGTGGCCGTGCTGACGCATGCCAATTTCACCGCTTTGGTCTTCTTCCTAATCATCTACATCATAGCGAGCATCTGCTTTTGCTTCATGATGGCCACCTTCTTCTCGAGAGCGAGCACAGCGGCCGCCGTGACAGGTTTGATTTGGTTCATCGCCTACATCCCGTATTCCTTCACCATCAACACCTACGACGACCTGAGCCTGACGGCCAAGCTGGGCTGGAGTTTGGTCTCGAACACGGCCATGGGCTTTGGCATCAAGCTTATCCTGGGCTTCGAGGGAACGGGCGAGGGTCTGCAGTGGAGCAACTTCTTCACACCCGTCTCCGTGGACGACACTTTGACGCTGGGTGCCGTGATGATCATGATGCTGGTGTCGTGCGCCATTTGCATGACCATCTGCCTGTATGTGGAGCAAGTGATGCCGGGCAGCTTTGGTGTGCCGCGTCCCTGGAACTTTCCGTTCACCAGAGAGTTCTGGTGCGGCGAGCGGGAGTACACGGGCGTGGAGGACATACCCAACGGACATGTGGAGCAGCGGGATCCCAAGGCCTTCGAAACGGAGCCGGAGGGCAAGCATATCGGCCTGCAGATGAGGCACCTAAAGAAGCGCTTCGCCGACAAGATGGTCGTCAAGGGGCTCTCGATGAATATGTTCGAGGATGAGATCACTGTCCTGCTGGGTCACAATGGTGCCGGCAAAACGACGACCATATCGATGCTGACGGGCATGTTCCCGCCCACGAGCGGCACAGCCATTATAAACGGCAGTGACATCCGCACCAATATCGAAGGGGCTCGCATGTCCCTCGGCATTTGTCCGCAGCACAATGTTCTCTTCGATGAGATGAGTGTGTCGAATCACATTCGCTTCTTCAGCCGGATGAAGGGACTGCGCGGCAAGGCCGTGGAGCAGGAGGTGGCCAAGTATCTGAAGATGATCGAGCTGGAGGACAAGGCCAATGTGGCCTCAGTGAAGCTCTCCGGCGGCATGAAGCGCAAGCTCTCCGTCTGCTGTGCCCTCTGTGGTGACACCAAGGTGGTGCTGTGCGATGAGCCCAGTTCCGGCATGGACCCCTCGGCCAGGCGGCAGTTGTGGGATCTGCTGCAGCAGGAGAAGGTGGGACGCACCCTGCTGCTGACCACACACTTTATGGACGAGGCCGATGTGCTAGGCGATCGGATTGCCATCATGTGCGATGGGGAGCTCAAGTGCCATGGAACCTCCTTTTTCCTGAAAAAACAATATGGATCGGGCTACCGTTTG ATTTGTGTGAAGCGAGACGATTGCGAGACAAATGAGGTGACTGCCCTGCTGAACAAGTACATTCCGGGCCTAAAGCCCGAGTGCGATATTGGCGCTGAATTGTCCTATCAACTGCCCGATAGCGCCTCCTCCAAATTCGAGGAGATGTTCGGCCAGCTGGAGGATCAGTCCGATGAACTGCACCTGAATGGCTACGGCGTGGGCATCACCTCGATGGAGGAGGTGTTCATGAAGGTCGGCGCCGAGAAGGACAGTACCGGCAACCTAAAGGACCAAAGTGAGATCATGAACGGCGGCAGCGGATTCCGTGGCGAGGATGACAACGAATCTGTGCAGT CCGATGGCATCTTCTCGGAAAATCGTCGCCTGCTCCAGGGATTCCAGCTGCTGTCGAATCAATGGAAGGCAATGCTGCTCAAGAAGTTCCTCTATACGTGGCGCAAcaagttgctgctgctcatCCAGAACATTATGCCGGTATTTTTCGTGGTGGTAACCATTTTGATCATCGAGACGCAGGGCACTTTCCAGGAGCTCAAGCCCATTACCATGTCGCTGACCCAATATCCCCTGGCTGTGACCGTTTTGGATCGCTCCCAAGTGGTAAGCGGTTCGAACAGCTCAGAGATTGCCAACAAGTACGCGGAGTTGGCCGAATCGTATGGCAGCAACTATGGTCTGGAACTAACGGGCACCAAGGGCTTCGAG gaATACATCCTGGATCTGGGAAAAACCATACAGGTGCGCATCAACTCGCGCTATTTGGTGGCAGCCACTATCAACGAGTCCATGATCATCGCCTGGCTGAACAATCAGGCCTTGCACACAGCTCCCCTGACCGTCAACATGGTGCACAATGCCATTGCCGATCGGCTGATGGGTTCATCGGTGAGGATCGCGGTGACCAATGCACCGCTGCCGTATACGACCAACACCCTGCTCTCCCAGCTGAGTATGGGCAACAATCTGGGCACCCAGCTGGCCTCCAATCTGTGCTTCTGTATGTGTTTCGTGAGCTCGATTTATATCCTGTTTCTGATCAAGGAGCGCGAGTCCAGAGCCAAGTTGCtacagtttgtgggcggcgtGAAAGTGTGGACCTTCTGGTTGTCGCAATTCATTTGCGATTTCGCCACCTACATTGTGACGGCTCTGATCGTGGTGATCACGATCGTGTGTTTCCAGGAGCCTGGGTTGTCCAGCTTCGGGGAACTTGGCCGATACtacttgctgctgctgctgtttggATTCGCCGTGCTGCCCTTCATCTACATTATGTCGCTGTTCTTCAAGGAACCAGCCACTGGCTTCGCTCGAGTCTCCATTATCAATATCTTCTGCGGCATGGCCCTGTTCATTGTGGTTGTGGTGATGTCTTCGGAACTGTTCGACACCAAGGATACGGCGGACATATTGGGCTGGATCTTCCGCATCTTCCCGCACTTTTCGCTGGCCATGAGTCTGAACAAGGTCTACACCAACACGGCCACAAGGAATGCTTGTGCCAAGGCCGGAGCGATCCCACCCATACTGCTCTGCGAGTTGGTTCCACAATGCTGCA ACATCAAGCCATTCTTTGCTTGGGAGGAGCCCGGCGTTCTGCCTGAGACTATCTACATGACTGTCACCGGCGTCGTCTTTTTCCTCATCATCATAGTGCTGGAGTTTAGGCTAATCAACGAGCTGATGTTTAAGATACGTCTAATGCTTTC TAAGCCACCACCGCCACCGGCGGAGGGCCATTTGGATGACGACGTGGCCAACGAACGGGAGCGCATCATTCACATGTCCTCCGATGAGCTGGTCACCAAGAATCTGGTGCTGGATCGGGTCACCAAGTACTACGGCCAATTCCTGGCCGTCAATCAGGTGTCGCTCTGCGTACAGGA AGTCGAATGCTTTGGGCTGCTGGGCGTGAACGGAGCAGGCAAGACCACCACGTTCAAGATGATGACCGGCGACGAGCGAATCAGCTCGGGAGCCGCCTTCGTCCAAGGTCTGAGCCTGGAGTCGAACATGAACAGCATTTACAAGATGATCGGCTACTGTCCGCAGTTCGATGCGCTACTGGATGATCTGACGGGTCGCGAGGTGCTCCGGATTTTCTGTATGCTACGCGGTGTCCAAGAGGCACGCATTCGTCAGTTATCCGAAGATCTGGCCAAGTCATTTGGCTTCATGAAGCACATCGATAAGCAAACGCACGCCTATAGTGGCGGAAATAAGCGAAAGCTGAGTACGGCCATTGCTGTGATCGGTAGTCCGTCCGTTATTTATCTGGATGAACCCACAACTGGCATGGATCCGGCCGCCAGGCGTCAGCTATGGAACATGGTCTGCCGCATCCGTGACTCGGGCAAATCCATTGTCCTCACATCGCACAGCATGGAGGAGTGCGAGGCACTCTGCACCCGGTTGGCCATTATGGTGAACGGAGAGTTCAAGTGCATTGGCTCCACGCAGCACCTGAAGAACAAGTTCTCCAAGGGGCTGATCCTCAAGATCAAGGTGCGTCGCAATTTGGAGGCGTTGCGGCAGGCGCGTTTGAGCGGCGGCTATGCTCGCAATCCGGATGAGCAGACGGTGCCGGCCCAAATGGCCCAGCAGGACATTGATGCCGTCAAGGAGTTTGTGGAGCACGAGTATCCCCACTCCATTCTCCA ggAGGAGTACCAGGGCATTTTGACGTTCTACATTCCACTGACTGGGGTGAAATGGTCGCGCATCTTTGGCCTGATGGAGAGCAATCGCGACCAGCTGAATGTGGAGGACTACTCGGTCAGCCAGACGACGCTGGAGGAGATCTTTCTGGAGTTCGCCAAGTACCAGCGCGAGGACACGCGCGCCAATCA CCGCCTCTCCGAACTGAGGAAGCTGTGCAAGTGCCTGCTAGCTAACGAGTATTGA
- the LOC119555964 gene encoding ATP-binding cassette sub-family A member 3 isoform X2, producing the protein MAKVTNWDKFVLLLWKNWTLQWNHKWQMVIELVLPAIFSLLLVLVRTLVDTEQRGIKTYDPQNLTDLSLLHGLSNFKFTVCYSPVNPVLKKLVDEAWQSLGMKDVCESQNATQLQVDTVSQSAFAGIQFDDAWANLTESDDLPDDFHFALRFPSELRTATMAVANTWLTMRLFPTIDLTGPRNEPDQDGGIPPGYLREGFLPLQHSLSMAYIRQKSGEQSLPEVKMQRYPYPAYIYDPLLEGMSSIMSLIILLSFIYPCTYITKYITAEKEKQLKEVMKIMGLSNWLHWTAWFVKSFIMLTISAILIAILVKINWTEGVAVLTHANFTALVFFLIIYIIASICFCFMMATFFSRASTAAAVTGLIWFIAYIPYSFTINTYDDLSLTAKLGWSLVSNTAMGFGIKLILGFEGTGEGLQWSNFFTPVSVDDTLTLGAVMIMMLVSCAICMTICLYVEQVMPGSFGVPRPWNFPFTREFWCGEREYTGVEDIPNGHVEQRDPKAFETEPEGKHIGLQMRHLKKRFADKMVVKGLSMNMFEDEITVLLGHNGAGKTTTISMLTGMFPPTSGTAIINGSDIRTNIEGARMSLGICPQHNVLFDEMSVSNHIRFFSRMKGLRGKAVEQEVAKYLKMIELEDKANVASVKLSGGMKRKLSVCCALCGDTKVVLCDEPSSGMDPSARRQLWDLLQQEKVGRTLLLTTHFMDEADVLGDRIAIMCDGELKCHGTSFFLKKQYGSGYRLICVKRDDCETNEVTALLNKYIPGLKPECDIGAELSYQLPDSASSKFEEMFGQLEDQSDELHLNGYGVGITSMEEVFMKVGAEKDSTGNLKDQSEIMNGGSGFRGEDDNESVQSDGIFSENRRLLQGFQLLSNQWKAMLLKKFLYTWRNKLLLLIQNIMPVFFVVVTILIIETQGTFQELKPITMSLTQYPLAVTVLDRSQVVSGSNSSEIANKYAELAESYGSNYGLELTGTKGFEEYILDLGKTIQVRINSRYLVAATINESMIIAWLNNQALHTAPLTVNMVHNAIADRLMGSSVRIAVTNAPLPYTTNTLLSQLSMGNNLGTQLASNLCFCMCFVSSIYILFLIKERESRAKLLQFVGGVKVWTFWLSQFICDFATYIVTALIVVITIVCFQEPGLSSFGELGRYYLLLLLFGFAVLPFIYIMSLFFKEPATGFARVSIINIFCGMALFIVVVVMSSELFDTKDTADILGWIFRIFPHFSLAMSLNKVYTNTATRNACAKAGAIPPILLCELVPQCCNIKPFFAWEEPGVLPETIYMTVTGVVFFLIIIVLEFRLINELMFKIRLMLSKPPPPPAEGHLDDDVANERERIIHMSSDELVTKNLVLDRVTKYYGQFLAVNQVSLCVQEVECFGLLGVNGAGKTTTFKMMTGDERISSGAAFVQGLSLESNMNSIYKMIGYCPQFDALLDDLTGREVLRIFCMLRGVQEARIRQLSEDLAKSFGFMKHIDKQTHAYSGGNKRKLSTAIAVIGSPSVIYLDEPTTGMDPAARRQLWNMVCRIRDSGKSIVLTSHSMEECEALCTRLAIMVNGEFKCIGSTQHLKNKFSKGLILKIKVRRNLEALRQARLSGGYARNPDEQTVPAQMAQQDIDAVKEFVEHEYPHSILQEEYQGILTFYIPLTGVKWSRIFGLMESNRDQLNVEDYSVSQTTLEEIFLEFAKYQREDTRANHRLSELRKLCKCLLANEY; encoded by the exons AGCTGGTGCTGCCGGCGATATTCTCCCTGCTTTTGGTCTTGGTCCGCACCCTGGTCGATACGGAGCAGCGGGGAATTAAGACCTATGATCCGCAGAACTTAACCGACCTCAGTCTGTTGCA CGGATTGTCGAACTTCAAGTTTACCGTGTGCTACTCCCCCGTGAATCCCGTGCTGAAGAAACTGGTCGACGAGGCGTGGCAGAGCCTCGGAATGAAGGATGTCTGCGAATCGCAGAATGCGACCCAACTGCAGGTGGATACGGTCAGTCAGAGCGCCTTTGCCGGCATCCAGTTCGACGATGCCTGGGCGAATCTCACGGAGTCGGATGACCTGCCCGATGACTTTCACTTTGCCCTGCGCTTCCCATCGGAACTGCGAACGGCAACGATGGCGGTTGCCAACACCTGGCTGACCATGCGTCTGTTTCCCACCATCGATCTGACTGGTCCGCGCAATGAGCCGGATCAGGATGGTGGCATACCGCCGGGCTATTTGCGCGAGGGATTCTTGCCCCTGCAGCACAGCCTCTCCATGGCGTACATACGGCAAAAGTCGGGCGAACAGAGTCTGCCGGAAGTGAAGATGCAACGCTATCCGTATCCCGCCTACATTTACGATCCCCTGCTGGAGGGCATGTCCTCGATCATGTCGCTGATCATACTGCTGAGCTTCATCTATCCCTGCACGTACATCACCAAG TACATCACCGCCGAGAAGGAGAAACAGCTCAAGGAGGTCATGAAGATCATGGGCCTAAGCAACTGGCTGCACTGGACCGCTTGGTTCGTTAAGTCCTTCATCATGCTGACCATATCGGCCATTCTTATAGCCATCCTGGTCAAGATCAACTGGACGGAGGGCGTGGCCGTGCTGACGCATGCCAATTTCACCGCTTTGGTCTTCTTCCTAATCATCTACATCATAGCGAGCATCTGCTTTTGCTTCATGATGGCCACCTTCTTCTCGAGAGCGAGCACAGCGGCCGCCGTGACAGGTTTGATTTGGTTCATCGCCTACATCCCGTATTCCTTCACCATCAACACCTACGACGACCTGAGCCTGACGGCCAAGCTGGGCTGGAGTTTGGTCTCGAACACGGCCATGGGCTTTGGCATCAAGCTTATCCTGGGCTTCGAGGGAACGGGCGAGGGTCTGCAGTGGAGCAACTTCTTCACACCCGTCTCCGTGGACGACACTTTGACGCTGGGTGCCGTGATGATCATGATGCTGGTGTCGTGCGCCATTTGCATGACCATCTGCCTGTATGTGGAGCAAGTGATGCCGGGCAGCTTTGGTGTGCCGCGTCCCTGGAACTTTCCGTTCACCAGAGAGTTCTGGTGCGGCGAGCGGGAGTACACGGGCGTGGAGGACATACCCAACGGACATGTGGAGCAGCGGGATCCCAAGGCCTTCGAAACGGAGCCGGAGGGCAAGCATATCGGCCTGCAGATGAGGCACCTAAAGAAGCGCTTCGCCGACAAGATGGTCGTCAAGGGGCTCTCGATGAATATGTTCGAGGATGAGATCACTGTCCTGCTGGGTCACAATGGTGCCGGCAAAACGACGACCATATCGATGCTGACGGGCATGTTCCCGCCCACGAGCGGCACAGCCATTATAAACGGCAGTGACATCCGCACCAATATCGAAGGGGCTCGCATGTCCCTCGGCATTTGTCCGCAGCACAATGTTCTCTTCGATGAGATGAGTGTGTCGAATCACATTCGCTTCTTCAGCCGGATGAAGGGACTGCGCGGCAAGGCCGTGGAGCAGGAGGTGGCCAAGTATCTGAAGATGATCGAGCTGGAGGACAAGGCCAATGTGGCCTCAGTGAAGCTCTCCGGCGGCATGAAGCGCAAGCTCTCCGTCTGCTGTGCCCTCTGTGGTGACACCAAGGTGGTGCTGTGCGATGAGCCCAGTTCCGGCATGGACCCCTCGGCCAGGCGGCAGTTGTGGGATCTGCTGCAGCAGGAGAAGGTGGGACGCACCCTGCTGCTGACCACACACTTTATGGACGAGGCCGATGTGCTAGGCGATCGGATTGCCATCATGTGCGATGGGGAGCTCAAGTGCCATGGAACCTCCTTTTTCCTGAAAAAACAATATGGATCGGGCTACCGTTTG ATTTGTGTGAAGCGAGACGATTGCGAGACAAATGAGGTGACTGCCCTGCTGAACAAGTACATTCCGGGCCTAAAGCCCGAGTGCGATATTGGCGCTGAATTGTCCTATCAACTGCCCGATAGCGCCTCCTCCAAATTCGAGGAGATGTTCGGCCAGCTGGAGGATCAGTCCGATGAACTGCACCTGAATGGCTACGGCGTGGGCATCACCTCGATGGAGGAGGTGTTCATGAAGGTCGGCGCCGAGAAGGACAGTACCGGCAACCTAAAGGACCAAAGTGAGATCATGAACGGCGGCAGCGGATTCCGTGGCGAGGATGACAACGAATCTGTGCAGT CCGATGGCATCTTCTCGGAAAATCGTCGCCTGCTCCAGGGATTCCAGCTGCTGTCGAATCAATGGAAGGCAATGCTGCTCAAGAAGTTCCTCTATACGTGGCGCAAcaagttgctgctgctcatCCAGAACATTATGCCGGTATTTTTCGTGGTGGTAACCATTTTGATCATCGAGACGCAGGGCACTTTCCAGGAGCTCAAGCCCATTACCATGTCGCTGACCCAATATCCCCTGGCTGTGACCGTTTTGGATCGCTCCCAAGTGGTAAGCGGTTCGAACAGCTCAGAGATTGCCAACAAGTACGCGGAGTTGGCCGAATCGTATGGCAGCAACTATGGTCTGGAACTAACGGGCACCAAGGGCTTCGAG gaATACATCCTGGATCTGGGAAAAACCATACAGGTGCGCATCAACTCGCGCTATTTGGTGGCAGCCACTATCAACGAGTCCATGATCATCGCCTGGCTGAACAATCAGGCCTTGCACACAGCTCCCCTGACCGTCAACATGGTGCACAATGCCATTGCCGATCGGCTGATGGGTTCATCGGTGAGGATCGCGGTGACCAATGCACCGCTGCCGTATACGACCAACACCCTGCTCTCCCAGCTGAGTATGGGCAACAATCTGGGCACCCAGCTGGCCTCCAATCTGTGCTTCTGTATGTGTTTCGTGAGCTCGATTTATATCCTGTTTCTGATCAAGGAGCGCGAGTCCAGAGCCAAGTTGCtacagtttgtgggcggcgtGAAAGTGTGGACCTTCTGGTTGTCGCAATTCATTTGCGATTTCGCCACCTACATTGTGACGGCTCTGATCGTGGTGATCACGATCGTGTGTTTCCAGGAGCCTGGGTTGTCCAGCTTCGGGGAACTTGGCCGATACtacttgctgctgctgctgtttggATTCGCCGTGCTGCCCTTCATCTACATTATGTCGCTGTTCTTCAAGGAACCAGCCACTGGCTTCGCTCGAGTCTCCATTATCAATATCTTCTGCGGCATGGCCCTGTTCATTGTGGTTGTGGTGATGTCTTCGGAACTGTTCGACACCAAGGATACGGCGGACATATTGGGCTGGATCTTCCGCATCTTCCCGCACTTTTCGCTGGCCATGAGTCTGAACAAGGTCTACACCAACACGGCCACAAGGAATGCTTGTGCCAAGGCCGGAGCGATCCCACCCATACTGCTCTGCGAGTTGGTTCCACAATGCTGCA ACATCAAGCCATTCTTTGCTTGGGAGGAGCCCGGCGTTCTGCCTGAGACTATCTACATGACTGTCACCGGCGTCGTCTTTTTCCTCATCATCATAGTGCTGGAGTTTAGGCTAATCAACGAGCTGATGTTTAAGATACGTCTAATGCTTTC TAAGCCACCACCGCCACCGGCGGAGGGCCATTTGGATGACGACGTGGCCAACGAACGGGAGCGCATCATTCACATGTCCTCCGATGAGCTGGTCACCAAGAATCTGGTGCTGGATCGGGTCACCAAGTACTACGGCCAATTCCTGGCCGTCAATCAGGTGTCGCTCTGCGTACAGGA AGTCGAATGCTTTGGGCTGCTGGGCGTGAACGGAGCAGGCAAGACCACCACGTTCAAGATGATGACCGGCGACGAGCGAATCAGCTCGGGAGCCGCCTTCGTCCAAGGTCTGAGCCTGGAGTCGAACATGAACAGCATTTACAAGATGATCGGCTACTGTCCGCAGTTCGATGCGCTACTGGATGATCTGACGGGTCGCGAGGTGCTCCGGATTTTCTGTATGCTACGCGGTGTCCAAGAGGCACGCATTCGTCAGTTATCCGAAGATCTGGCCAAGTCATTTGGCTTCATGAAGCACATCGATAAGCAAACGCACGCCTATAGTGGCGGAAATAAGCGAAAGCTGAGTACGGCCATTGCTGTGATCGGTAGTCCGTCCGTTATTTATCTGGATGAACCCACAACTGGCATGGATCCGGCCGCCAGGCGTCAGCTATGGAACATGGTCTGCCGCATCCGTGACTCGGGCAAATCCATTGTCCTCACATCGCACAGCATGGAGGAGTGCGAGGCACTCTGCACCCGGTTGGCCATTATGGTGAACGGAGAGTTCAAGTGCATTGGCTCCACGCAGCACCTGAAGAACAAGTTCTCCAAGGGGCTGATCCTCAAGATCAAGGTGCGTCGCAATTTGGAGGCGTTGCGGCAGGCGCGTTTGAGCGGCGGCTATGCTCGCAATCCGGATGAGCAGACGGTGCCGGCCCAAATGGCCCAGCAGGACATTGATGCCGTCAAGGAGTTTGTGGAGCACGAGTATCCCCACTCCATTCTCCA ggAGGAGTACCAGGGCATTTTGACGTTCTACATTCCACTGACTGGGGTGAAATGGTCGCGCATCTTTGGCCTGATGGAGAGCAATCGCGACCAGCTGAATGTGGAGGACTACTCGGTCAGCCAGACGACGCTGGAGGAGATCTTTCTGGAGTTCGCCAAGTACCAGCGCGAGGACACGCGCGCCAATCA CCGCCTCTCCGAACTGAGGAAGCTGTGCAAGTGCCTGCTAGCTAACGAGTATTGA